CAGAGTACGCGCCAAGTTGCCCGCTGGCTAGACCTGGCACGGAACAATCACCGGGAGTTCACCGAGCAGACATAGCCCCGACCTGGTGGCACGTGGTGCTTAGGCCTGCACTTCTGGGAAAAGCTCGTCTTCGCGATAGCCGAAGAACTCGCGCTCAAACACGGCGCGGGCGCGCCTGCTCGCCGTGTGCCAGCGCTCAACAAGCTCGCTCGTGCGGTCGCGTCGCTCTCCGAGAACGCCCGCGATGCCGGCGAGATCACGCCAGTCGCGCGGCAGTGAGTCGGCCGCTCTGCCGTTCCAGAGACGCATCGCCGAGCGGAGTGTGCTCGCGAGGCGCCAGGCGTCCTCAAGCGTTGCTGCGTCCTCCTTGTCAATGAGTCCAAGCCTCGCCGCTGCAGCTAGCGCCTCGAGAGTCGACACCGTGCGAAGCTCAGGGTGTGCTGCACCGTGCTGCAGCTGCAGCAGCTGCACAAGCCACTCGACATCGCTGATGCCGCCCGGGCCGAGCTTCAAGTGCATCGCTGGATCCTGCCCCTGTGGCAGCCGCTCCCCCTCGACGCGTGCTTTCATGCGCCGAACATCGCGCAGCTGTTCCTCCCTGAACTCGCTCGGATACCTGATCGGGTCAGCCATCGCAAAGAACTCGGCGCTCAGGCTCGCGTCGCCGGCCGCGTGGCGGGCCCGTAGCAACGCCTGGGCCTCCCACGTGGCCGACCAGCGCTCATAGTAACTCCGGTATGAGTCGATACTGCGAACAAGCGGGCCGTTCTTGCCCTCCGGCCGCAGATCGAAGTCGAGGTCGACTGGAAACCGTGGGTCTGAGACGAGCGTGCGAAGCTCGCTCACGACCTTGGCCGCGGGCGACACAGGCCCACTACCCGTCGCACCACCACGCGCCACCGCGATGAGGTCGATGTCGGAGGCAAAGCCGAGCTCGCCGCCACCGAACCTGCCCATGCCGACGAGTGCAATCTCCGGTGCAGCGCTCTCGCTTCCGAGATGCCCCCGAATCGCAGAGAGCAGCGCGTCGAGCAGAGCGGTGTGCGCCCCGTCAAGGCCCTTCGCGACGGTCTCCTCGTCGAGCACTCCAACGACGCGGCCCATCGCGAGTCTGAGGATCTCGCGCCGATGCACGCGGCGTAGACGCTCCGCAGCGGACTGAGCGGAGGGCCGACGTGACACCAGCGAGCGCATCTCGGCCAGCAGCGCCTCAGGCGCCGGGGGTTCGAGCAGCGCATCTCGTTCGAGCCAGGCGACGCCCTCGGGGTACCCCTCGAGCAGGCCCGCAGCGTACTTCGAGTTTGCGAGCAGCAGCGTGAGCCGCTCGGCCGCGAGCGAGCCGTCCCTGAGGAGGCGCAGGTACCACGACGCATCCCGGTTCGCCTCGCTCACCTTGCGAAAGGCGAGCAAGCCGAAATCAGGATCGGTGCCGAGCGCCAGCCATTGCAGCAGCACTGGGGTGAGGTTGCGCAAGATCTTTGCGCTGCGCGACGGGCCGCTTGTAAGTGCGGCGAGGTGCCGTGAGGCGCCATCAGGATCGAGGAAGCCAATGCTCGACAGTCGAGCTTTTGCCTCTGCCGTGCCGAGCACAAACTCCTCGTCAGGCAAAGCTGCGACAGCGCTCAACAGCGGCGCATAAAAGATCTTCAGGTGCAGTTCTCGGACCTCGCGGCGTACTCGATCCCAGAGCGCGCCCAGTTCCTTCGCGTCTCGTGCAAGTCCAGACGCCCGCGCAAGCACCCGCCGTCCCTCATCGTCGCTCGGCATGAGTGCGGTTCGTCGAAGGTCGCGAAGTTGAAGCCTGTGCTCGAGCACCCGCAGCGTTCGATAGTGCTCGCTCAGGCGTTCACCGTCCCGGCGGGCCACGTAGCCATCGTCGACAAGTGCTCGAAGCGCGGGCAGTGTGCCCCGCAGTTGCAGGTGCTCGTCGTGCTGGCCATGCACGAGTTGCAGCAGCTGCACGCTGAACTCGATATCGCGCAGCCCTCCGGGACCGAGTTTGATTTGCAGCGGCAGCTCTTCAGGCGCGATGTGCTCAGTTACTCGTTCACGCATGCGCTGCACTGAACCAACGAAGTCCTCGCGACTCGCAGACGCCCAGACGAGCGGCCGTGTCGCAGCAACAAATTGCTCGCCAAGGGCAAGGTCGCCTGCACACGCCCTGGCCTTAATAAGCGCTTGGAACTCCCATGCTTTCGCCCACCTGTCGTAGTAGCTCAGCATCGATGACAGCGACCGCACGAGTGGCCCCTGCCTGCCCTCCGGGCGAAGGTTCGGGTCGACCTGCCAGAGAGGCAGCTCGTGAGCAGGATCCTGAATGGCACGCATCACCTCACGAGCGAGCGCGGTCGCCGCGCGCTCGTCGCCCTCGGCGATGAACATGACGTCGACGTCCGAGACAACGTTGAGCTCTTGCGCGCCGCACTTGCCCATGGCAATCACCGAGAACCTGAGCTCGGAAAGCTTTGCTGTCGCAACTCGAGGGCTGGCGCCGTCAGCGCCGAGCGTCGCCCGGCCAACTGCGATGGCTGCCTCTATTGCCGCGTCTGCGAGACTCGACAGCGCGGCAGCGACGGCCTCAAACGCGGGTCGAGGGTCACGGGCGACCTCTTGTGGCCCGGCGCTCGTCAGGTCGAAGAGCGCGACGCTGGAGAGCAGCGCACGGTACCCGACTCTGAGCGCATTCCAACCCGGTTCTCCAGCGAGCTGCACGCCACCCGGCGCGACCGCGGCAAGCATCTCGGCCCGCGCCTCTTCAGCGCTCGGAAGACGGCCATCCCCGCACACGGTCGCCCCGATGAGTTCCGGGTGTCTGGAGAAGAACTCTCCGAGCGCTGGCGACGCACCAACAAGTAGGCACAGGCGTCGCCAAGCGAATGCGTCGAGTAGTGCGAGCCTCGCTCCCTCGGCTTCCGCAATGCGTAGAAGCATGGCGAGCGCCGTGTCTGGGTCCGCAGCCGCCTGCAACCCCTCCAGAAGCGCTAATTCGTCTGCCCCATCGAGCGCGAGGGCGAGCTCGCGAATGCTCTCCCGGGCTGCTGTGAGGTTCTGAAACCCGGCGCGCGCGTAGCTTCCAAGCTCTCCGCGCCGACCGGGTCGCGAGGCTCCGGGCTCCATCATCACTGCGACTAGATCGTGTCGAGCATCGACTTGAGCTCGAACGGTGTCACTTGGCTGCGGTACTCGTCAACCTCGCGACGGCTGTCCCTGATGAGGTAGGCAAATACCTGCTCACCAAGCGTCTCGGCAACGAGCTCGGAGCGCTCCATGACTGCGAGAGCATGCTCAAGGCTCTGCGGCAGCGGGTCGAAGCCCATTGCGCGTCGCTCGCCGTCGCTCAGGGCCCAGACGTTATTCTCGGCCTCTGGCGGCAGCTCATACTCCTCGCGAATACCCTTGAGCCCAGCGGCGAGAAGCACAGAGAAACCGAGGTACGGATTCACTGCACTGTCCATCCCGCGATACTCGATCCGTGCGGCGCCGCCCTTGCCAGGCTTGTACATGGGCACGCGAACAAGCGCTGAGCGGTTGTTATGACCCCAACTCACGAACGACGGCGCCTCGTCTCCACCCCACAGCCGCTTGTACGAGTTCACGTACTGGTTCGTCACGGCGGTGAGCTCGGGTGCGTGCCTGAGAATGCCTGCAACGAAGCGGCGCGCCGTCACTGACATCTGGTACTTCGCGCTCGGGTCGTAGAACGCGTTCTCCTCGCCTTCAAAGAGCGACACGTGCGTGTGCATTCCTGATCCGGGCTGGCCAGCCAGGGGCTTCGGCATGAACGTTGCGTGCACACCCTGCGCGATCGCCACCTCCTTCACCACGGACCTGAAGGTCATGATGTTGTCGGCAGTCGCGAGGGCATCTGCGTAACGGAGGTCGATCTCGTTTTGGCCGGGGCCCGCCTCGTGGTGGCTGAACTCGACTGAGATCCCGAGCTCCTCGAGCATGTTCACGCTCTCACGGCGGAAGTCGTGCGCGGTTCCCCCTGGCACGTTGTCGAAATACCCGGCCCTATCGACGGGAATGGGACCCTCGGGGCCGATTTCTTTCGACTTGAGCAGGTAGAACTCGATTTCAGGGTGGGTATAGAACGAGAAGCCCATGTCGGCGGCCTGCGCGAGCGTGCGCTTCAGCACATTGCGCGGATCAGATACTGCGGGCTCGCCGTTTGGCGTGCGAATATCGCAGAACATCCGTCCCGTCGGCTCAGTCTCGCCGCGCCACGGAAGGATCTGAAATGTCGACGGATCCGGCACGGCAAGGAGGTCCGACTCGTACGCGCGGGTCAGGCCCTCAATGGCTGAACCGTCAAAACCGATGCCTTCGCTGAACGCACCCTCGACCTCTGCGGGCGCGAGTGCCACCGATTTCAGCGCACCGGCGACGTCAGTGAACCAGAGGCGCACGAATCTCACGCCCCGCTCTTCAATCGTACGAAGCACGAAATCTCTCTGCTTGCTCACGCTGCAGCTCCCTTCAGGGCGCGGTCTCGCACCGGGTCCGGTACGCCTTTCAGCCTACCGCCCCCGTGCCGCATCGTGCGCCGGATTGCCCTGTTCGGGGCTTAGCACCCAAGGAGGGCTTAGTATTCTTCCTCGTCCTCCTCGTTCCATTCCCGAGCACGTTCAGCAAGCAGTTGCGGCGCGCGCCGCGCTTCATCACGTGTCTTGAACGGACCGATGCGGTAGATCGCGAGCGACTGCGGCCCCTCTTCAACCTCCCCGGTCTTCGAGTTGAACCAGTAGGTTTCCTCGGGGTCGTCGATCCCCCAGTCCTTCTTGCTCATGAGCGTCTCCTTCGTCAGCTTGCTCCTAGACTAGACCCATGCCTTTCGACGACCACGGCAATCTGATTCCCGGCGTTTTGCCAACGCCGCTCACAGTTCCTCGCGAGATCTCGCGGCCTCCCTACGTCGGGCTACAAGAGCCTCCGGCATATACGGGCGACAACACCTACACCGATGCCGAGGTCGCGAAGATCCGCGCTGCCGGACGCATCGCCTCACGTGCGCTTGACGCCGTTGGGGCGGCGGTTGAGCCTGGCGTCACAACAGCCGAGCTTGACCGCATCGGGCACGACGCTGTCGTTGCAGCTGGCGCGTATCCGTCGACACTGGGCTACCGCGGCTACCCAGCATCCTCATGTACGTCGGTCAACGAGGTCGTGTGCCATGGGATCCCTGACGACACCGTGCTTCGCGAGGGAGACATCGTCAATGTCGATATCACTGCATACCTCGACGGATTCCACGGCGACACCAACCGCACCTTTCGTGTTGGGAAGGTCGCTGAGGATGTCGATCTCCTCGTCGAACGCACGCACGAGGCAATGATGCGCGGAATTCGGGCCGCAAAGCCCGGCCGAGAGGTGAACGTCATTGGCAGGGTCATCGAGACGTACGCGAAGCGTTTCGGGTATGGCGTGATTCGCGACTTCACTGGCCACGGGGTCGGCTCGTCGTTTCACACGGGACTCATCATCCCGCACTACGACTCGGCGCCTCGCTTTAACGATCTCATCGTCCCTGGGATGGTCTTCACAATCGAACCGATGCTCACCCTCGGTACGCACGAGTGGGACATGTGGTCCGACAACTGGACAGTCACGACGAAGGACAAGTCGATCACGGCACAGTTCGAGCACACAATCGTTGTCCGTGAGGACGGCTTCGAACTACTCACGGTCTCCGAGTAGCTGTGTCCGAGTGGCTATGTCCGGGTAGCTATGTCCGGGTAGCCGCCCAGGTTCGCCGCCACGCCGCCACCTCACCACGCCGCACGCCGCCACGCGGCCGGACAGCGCCTTTCTTGCAGGACGCCCCCTCCCCTACGGTCGGGAGGGTGCTCTCCTGCGGGGAAGGTGCTCTCGCGGGGACAGAACTCTCCCGGGCACAGTGCGCCCTTCCAGGCACAGTGCGCACAGGCCTGCGCAGACCTCCGCGGCGCGCGCCACCTGTGCGAGAGGGGAATGGGCCGGCTATACGCCGGGTTCTGTCCCGCCGGCCAAAGCCGGCTTGGACGGTTATCTATCTCGGGACGCCGTTGCCGACGCCCTCTAGCAGCCCACCCGCAGACTCGGCGGGGCGCGTCATCGTCTGCTGTCTGGCCTTGCTCCGAACGAGGTTTACCTGGCCGCCCGTGTTACCACGGACGCCGGTGGGCTCTTACCCCACCCTTTCAGCCTTACCGGCCGCGGCGAACCACGGCAGGCGGTCTACTCTCTGTTGCACTTTCTCGCGGGTTGCCCCGGGTGGACGTTATCCACCGTTCTCCCCTGCGGAGCCCGGACGTTCCTCGGCCCGTTGCCGCACGCGACACGGGACGCAACCGTCCACCGGCCCATTCCGGCTCCCATTCTAGCGTGTCGGCGCGAGGGGTCTCGCCGCAAACCAAAGCTCACTTCGCCGCAGGCAAGCTCCGCCGCGCTTAG
Above is a window of Leucobacter aridicollis DNA encoding:
- the map gene encoding type I methionyl aminopeptidase produces the protein MPFDDHGNLIPGVLPTPLTVPREISRPPYVGLQEPPAYTGDNTYTDAEVAKIRAAGRIASRALDAVGAAVEPGVTTAELDRIGHDAVVAAGAYPSTLGYRGYPASSCTSVNEVVCHGIPDDTVLREGDIVNVDITAYLDGFHGDTNRTFRVGKVAEDVDLLVERTHEAMMRGIRAAKPGREVNVIGRVIETYAKRFGYGVIRDFTGHGVGSSFHTGLIIPHYDSAPRFNDLIVPGMVFTIEPMLTLGTHEWDMWSDNWTVTTKDKSITAQFEHTIVVREDGFELLTVSE
- the glnA gene encoding type I glutamate--ammonia ligase codes for the protein MSKQRDFVLRTIEERGVRFVRLWFTDVAGALKSVALAPAEVEGAFSEGIGFDGSAIEGLTRAYESDLLAVPDPSTFQILPWRGETEPTGRMFCDIRTPNGEPAVSDPRNVLKRTLAQAADMGFSFYTHPEIEFYLLKSKEIGPEGPIPVDRAGYFDNVPGGTAHDFRRESVNMLEELGISVEFSHHEAGPGQNEIDLRYADALATADNIMTFRSVVKEVAIAQGVHATFMPKPLAGQPGSGMHTHVSLFEGEENAFYDPSAKYQMSVTARRFVAGILRHAPELTAVTNQYVNSYKRLWGGDEAPSFVSWGHNNRSALVRVPMYKPGKGGAARIEYRGMDSAVNPYLGFSVLLAAGLKGIREEYELPPEAENNVWALSDGERRAMGFDPLPQSLEHALAVMERSELVAETLGEQVFAYLIRDSRREVDEYRSQVTPFELKSMLDTI
- a CDS encoding methionine aminopeptidase, whose translation is MSKKDWGIDDPEETYWFNSKTGEVEEGPQSLAIYRIGPFKTRDEARRAPQLLAERAREWNEEDEEEY
- a CDS encoding bifunctional [glutamine synthetase] adenylyltransferase/[glutamine synthetase]-adenylyl-L-tyrosine phosphorylase: MMEPGASRPGRRGELGSYARAGFQNLTAARESIRELALALDGADELALLEGLQAAADPDTALAMLLRIAEAEGARLALLDAFAWRRLCLLVGASPALGEFFSRHPELIGATVCGDGRLPSAEEARAEMLAAVAPGGVQLAGEPGWNALRVGYRALLSSVALFDLTSAGPQEVARDPRPAFEAVAAALSSLADAAIEAAIAVGRATLGADGASPRVATAKLSELRFSVIAMGKCGAQELNVVSDVDVMFIAEGDERAATALAREVMRAIQDPAHELPLWQVDPNLRPEGRQGPLVRSLSSMLSYYDRWAKAWEFQALIKARACAGDLALGEQFVAATRPLVWASASREDFVGSVQRMRERVTEHIAPEELPLQIKLGPGGLRDIEFSVQLLQLVHGQHDEHLQLRGTLPALRALVDDGYVARRDGERLSEHYRTLRVLEHRLQLRDLRRTALMPSDDEGRRVLARASGLARDAKELGALWDRVRREVRELHLKIFYAPLLSAVAALPDEEFVLGTAEAKARLSSIGFLDPDGASRHLAALTSGPSRSAKILRNLTPVLLQWLALGTDPDFGLLAFRKVSEANRDASWYLRLLRDGSLAAERLTLLLANSKYAAGLLEGYPEGVAWLERDALLEPPAPEALLAEMRSLVSRRPSAQSAAERLRRVHRREILRLAMGRVVGVLDEETVAKGLDGAHTALLDALLSAIRGHLGSESAAPEIALVGMGRFGGGELGFASDIDLIAVARGGATGSGPVSPAAKVVSELRTLVSDPRFPVDLDFDLRPEGKNGPLVRSIDSYRSYYERWSATWEAQALLRARHAAGDASLSAEFFAMADPIRYPSEFREEQLRDVRRMKARVEGERLPQGQDPAMHLKLGPGGISDVEWLVQLLQLQHGAAHPELRTVSTLEALAAAARLGLIDKEDAATLEDAWRLASTLRSAMRLWNGRAADSLPRDWRDLAGIAGVLGERRDRTSELVERWHTASRRARAVFEREFFGYREDELFPEVQA